One part of the bacterium genome encodes these proteins:
- a CDS encoding glycosyltransferase family 2 protein: MSNPQPTVAVLILNWNGLDDTLDCLRSLRESTTPRLQVIVWDNGSREDPAAALAAFPEVTLLRSPENLGFAAGCNRAAEHALAAGADFLLFLNNDTLVPPDMIATMLRAHAQTPGAGLVGVPERLHDHPDEPRRLGARWLPLSCRVRWVYLADGQPASACLPLEVISGCAMLVSRETAAAVGLFDEEFFAYWEDADLSLRVRAAGHVNLCATATHVIHRSGRSTGREPGFSKAQLYLVCRGQALMVRKHARGLGRVTAPLRLWLSAVAAGLTGFVRPRRRTLMLAKLAALVDGWHRRPVDKFWLS; the protein is encoded by the coding sequence ATGAGCAACCCGCAGCCGACCGTGGCCGTCCTCATCCTCAACTGGAACGGCCTGGACGATACGCTGGACTGCCTGCGCTCCCTGCGGGAGAGCACGACCCCGCGCCTGCAGGTCATCGTGTGGGACAACGGCTCGCGGGAGGACCCCGCCGCGGCGCTGGCGGCGTTCCCCGAAGTGACGCTGTTGCGGTCGCCGGAGAACCTGGGCTTCGCGGCCGGCTGCAACCGCGCGGCAGAGCACGCCCTGGCCGCCGGGGCCGACTTCCTGCTCTTCCTCAACAACGACACCCTCGTGCCGCCGGACATGATCGCGACGATGCTGCGGGCCCACGCGCAGACGCCGGGCGCAGGGCTCGTGGGTGTGCCCGAACGGTTGCATGACCACCCCGACGAGCCGCGCCGCCTGGGGGCCCGGTGGCTGCCGCTGTCGTGCCGGGTCAGGTGGGTGTACTTGGCCGACGGACAGCCGGCGTCCGCCTGCCTGCCGCTGGAGGTCATCTCCGGCTGCGCCATGCTCGTATCGCGCGAGACGGCGGCAGCGGTCGGTCTCTTTGACGAGGAGTTCTTCGCCTACTGGGAGGATGCCGACCTGTCGCTGCGCGTCCGGGCCGCGGGGCATGTGAACCTGTGCGCCACGGCCACCCATGTCATCCACCGCAGCGGACGCTCGACGGGACGCGAGCCCGGCTTCAGCAAGGCCCAACTCTATCTGGTCTGCCGCGGGCAGGCGCTGATGGTGCGCAAACATGCCCGCGGGCTGGGGCGCGTCACCGCGCCGTTGCGGCTGTGGCTAAGCGCCGTGGCCGCCGGTCTGACAGGCTTCGTCCGGCCGCGCCGTCGCACGCTGATGCTGGCCAAGCTGGCGGCGCTGGTGGACGGCTGGCACCGCCGCCCGGTGGACAAGTTCTGGCTCTCGTGA
- a CDS encoding class I SAM-dependent methyltransferase, whose product MRKLIDAYKSWQYGVRHSRGTRQKLRATLYWLAEKSLRYLPPRTYWDMLARIDPYQTVGLTSDPAELYQPDNEILRQLQQRALVGPEVVTLHIGAGVGRVEFAIAPHVRKCYGIDVSSVLPKVAQRNLSRYDNVEFRTGDGRTLGIFPDATFDVIYSTIAFQHMPKDVFRSYLADTHRALKPGGTLYFMIPAAARSESVVADDRDAHTMRRYTLDELRQSVRDVARLQLVEIMNEEHVGETPETEVWVVARKAE is encoded by the coding sequence ATGCGTAAGCTGATTGACGCCTACAAGTCGTGGCAGTATGGCGTGAGACACTCACGGGGGACGCGCCAGAAGCTGCGCGCGACCCTCTACTGGCTGGCGGAGAAGTCCCTGCGTTACCTCCCCCCGCGCACCTACTGGGACATGCTGGCACGCATTGATCCCTATCAGACCGTGGGCCTCACCAGCGACCCCGCGGAGCTGTACCAGCCGGACAACGAGATCCTACGGCAACTGCAGCAGCGTGCCCTGGTGGGGCCGGAGGTCGTGACGCTGCACATCGGGGCCGGGGTCGGGCGCGTGGAGTTCGCCATCGCCCCCCATGTCCGCAAGTGCTATGGCATTGACGTCTCCAGCGTGCTGCCGAAGGTGGCGCAGCGCAACCTGTCACGGTACGACAACGTCGAGTTCCGCACCGGCGACGGCCGCACCCTGGGCATCTTCCCCGATGCCACCTTCGATGTCATCTACTCGACCATCGCCTTCCAGCACATGCCCAAGGACGTCTTCCGGTCGTACCTGGCCGACACCCACCGGGCCCTCAAGCCCGGAGGCACGCTCTACTTCATGATCCCGGCGGCCGCGCGCTCCGAGAGCGTCGTGGCGGACGACCGCGATGCGCACACGATGCGCCGCTACACGCTCGACGAGCTGCGCCAGTCGGTGCGCGATGTGGCGCGCCTGCAGCTCGTGGAGATCATGAACGAGGAGCACGTGGGCGAGACCCCCGAGACCGAGGTGTGGGTGGTGGCGAGGAAGGCGGAATGA